One Candidatus Eisenbacteria bacterium DNA window includes the following coding sequences:
- a CDS encoding right-handed parallel beta-helix repeat-containing protein, translating to MTFHRYIHGFYFLFILAVFSTPRPAASATRHVPSEFPTIQGAVDYSTPGDTVLITCDIYEESEIILNPGIIIRGDGAAEDCVIIDAQQSGRSFYCNDLIQTVRIENLTIRAGSANTGGAIYCNNSSLHITDCTFEQNTAVNGGAIWCNDSSPVISDCTFEQNTASGLGGGLYFQQDSAPVFADCLFYENTAGSGGGIFFNTTLEAEIVDCTFSKNNSVNWGGGIATGNVAPVVTNCTFYRNSGTEGSGIMVLSSGHLRLNNSIIGYGTGAGKAVECRGSAIATLTCCDVYGNSGGDYAGCIGNQNGLDGNISASPVFCDMANNDLTLRIDSKCAPYSLPNSQCALIGAWPVRCNIPNPVHISTWGSIKALYK from the coding sequence ATGACGTTTCACAGGTATATCCACGGTTTCTATTTTCTGTTCATTCTGGCCGTATTCTCCACTCCGCGGCCGGCCGCTTCCGCAACGCGTCATGTCCCTAGTGAGTTCCCCACCATTCAGGGAGCTGTCGATTACTCTACGCCCGGTGACACGGTTCTCATCACCTGCGATATATATGAGGAATCGGAAATCATACTGAACCCCGGCATTATAATACGAGGCGACGGCGCCGCTGAGGATTGCGTCATCATCGACGCCCAGCAATCAGGACGCAGTTTTTATTGCAACGACCTGATTCAAACCGTGCGTATAGAGAACCTAACCATTAGAGCCGGATCCGCCAACACCGGCGGGGCGATCTATTGCAACAACTCATCCCTTCACATAACTGATTGCACATTTGAACAAAACACCGCAGTTAATGGCGGCGCCATTTGGTGCAACGACTCATCGCCGGTTATTTCTGATTGTACATTTGAACAGAACACCGCTTCCGGGCTTGGCGGAGGTCTTTATTTTCAACAGGACTCGGCGCCGGTCTTTGCAGATTGCCTCTTCTATGAGAATACGGCGGGTTCCGGAGGCGGCATTTTTTTCAACACGACCCTCGAAGCGGAAATCGTCGATTGTACTTTCTCAAAAAACAACAGCGTCAACTGGGGCGGAGGAATTGCTACAGGCAATGTGGCCCCAGTAGTTACAAATTGCACGTTCTATAGAAATTCCGGGACAGAGGGGTCGGGAATCATGGTTTTGAGCTCGGGGCATCTGCGCCTTAATAACTCCATCATCGGATACGGCACCGGTGCGGGCAAAGCCGTCGAATGCCGGGGTTCCGCCATCGCTACACTGACCTGTTGTGATGTCTACGGCAACAGCGGTGGAGATTATGCCGGCTGTATAGGGAATCAGAATGGGCTGGATGGCAATATCTCAGCCAGTCCAGTGTTTTGCGACATGGCGAACAACGATCTCACCCTTCGTATTGATTCAAAGTGCGCGCCTTACAGCTTGCCGAATAGTCAATGCGCTCTTATCGGCGCATGGCCGGTCCGCTGCAATATTCCAAACCCGGTCCACATATCCACCTGGGGCAGCATCAAGGCCTTGTACAAGTAA
- the cysS gene encoding cysteine--tRNA ligase has product MTLKIQDTLSRQKKIFEPVNEGEVRMYVCGMTVQDKPHVGHMRAAVVGDMIRRYCEFLGYKVTFVNNFTDVDDKIIARAVEEKTEFKVIAERNMKAYLEAVEMLGNLPATYYPKATEHIQEILDLVQRLIDVGAAYAAQGDVYYRVSKNHEYGKLSGRKTSELQTGDQGEVVDAKEDPLDFTLWKAAKPEEPSWPSPWGPGRPGWHIECSAMSMKYLGETFDFHGGGIDLIFPHHENEIAQSESVTHKPFANFWIHNGLVNLSGEKMSKSTQHFYLFEDLAKRVDPMVIRYYLFSTHYRSPIEFSDERLEEAGKAYGRLAETKKRAEEALGDLNSVPRNRLADLENGDPLPADVMEKAREFLASMNDDFNTARALGFLFETSHIVNRLVDEEVKTGGGSAAAAFGILKEMMDLLGIRWPASVECEAPDDICRLAQQRAEARSAKNWQEADRLREEIQAKGWEVADKGGAFVLKPR; this is encoded by the coding sequence ATGACGCTCAAGATTCAGGACACATTAAGCCGCCAAAAAAAGATATTTGAACCTGTCAATGAGGGCGAGGTTCGGATGTATGTCTGCGGGATGACGGTTCAGGACAAGCCCCATGTCGGGCATATGCGCGCGGCCGTCGTTGGCGATATGATTCGTCGTTATTGTGAGTTCCTGGGTTATAAAGTGACTTTCGTTAACAATTTCACCGACGTGGATGACAAAATCATCGCCCGGGCCGTTGAGGAAAAGACCGAATTTAAAGTGATCGCCGAGCGCAATATGAAGGCCTACTTGGAAGCCGTGGAGATGCTGGGAAACTTGCCCGCGACCTACTATCCAAAGGCGACGGAGCATATTCAGGAAATTTTAGATCTTGTGCAGCGTCTCATTGATGTGGGCGCCGCTTATGCCGCCCAAGGCGACGTCTACTACCGCGTTTCAAAAAACCATGAGTACGGAAAACTCTCAGGACGCAAAACAAGTGAGCTCCAGACCGGTGATCAAGGGGAAGTGGTTGATGCAAAAGAAGATCCGCTGGATTTTACCCTCTGGAAGGCGGCGAAACCAGAGGAGCCATCTTGGCCGAGTCCATGGGGTCCAGGGCGCCCTGGATGGCATATTGAATGCTCCGCTATGTCGATGAAGTACCTCGGGGAAACTTTTGATTTTCATGGAGGCGGGATCGATCTCATCTTCCCCCATCACGAGAATGAGATCGCCCAGTCCGAGTCAGTCACCCACAAGCCCTTTGCCAACTTCTGGATACATAATGGATTAGTGAATCTTAGCGGTGAAAAGATGTCGAAATCGACACAGCATTTCTACCTGTTTGAGGATCTTGCCAAGAGGGTCGATCCGATGGTGATCCGGTATTACCTCTTCTCGACGCATTATCGCTCACCCATTGAGTTCAGCGATGAGCGCTTAGAGGAGGCGGGGAAGGCCTACGGCCGGCTGGCGGAAACAAAGAAGCGGGCTGAGGAGGCCTTGGGGGATCTGAATTCCGTGCCCCGGAATCGTTTGGCGGATTTGGAAAACGGCGACCCGCTTCCCGCGGATGTAATGGAAAAGGCTCGAGAATTTCTCGCATCGATGAACGATGACTTCAATACGGCCCGGGCATTGGGATTCCTTTTTGAAACGTCCCATATTGTGAATCGTCTTGTGGATGAAGAGGTTAAGACTGGCGGCGGAAGCGCGGCGGCCGCCTTTGGAATCCTGAAAGAGATGATGGATCTTCTCGGCATCCGGTGGCCGGCATCAGTAGAATGTGAGGCGCCGGATGACATTTGCCGGCTGGCTCAGCAGAGGGCTGAAGCCAGGAGTGCGAAGAATTGGCAGGAAGCGGACCGGTTGCGGGAAGAGATACAGGCGAAGGGATGGGAGGTCGCGGATAAGGGGGGGGCGTTCGTTCTTAAGCCGCGATAG
- a CDS encoding D-alanine--D-alanine ligase, with the protein MLVLVLMGGRSTEREVSFETGRAVVRALGANGHDVVAWDTSENRHIIEMCSFQSPANQVEYQPWGAALAQLIAKLGDKLGFVFPALHGGAGEDGTIQAILESCGVPYAGSGPLSSGLAMNKRLSKILFEAHELPTPPWRSWNPDPSPGPGEVASLVDSLGGWPIVLKPEDQGSSVGVSIVKGPEEMDDAIHSVRSVLTGSDRILAEKFIEGRELTVGILGNQSLPPVEIEPTGSFYDYKRKYSPGASKYIVPAPLEEEVSRGLKRLGLWAFQSLGCRGFGRVDFRLDRENRPNILEVNTIPGMTELSLLPMAAKAGGIDFNALIAEICRLGCEVRQS; encoded by the coding sequence ATGTTGGTACTCGTTCTTATGGGAGGACGTTCAACTGAACGGGAGGTCTCGTTTGAAACGGGGCGGGCCGTCGTGCGGGCTCTGGGTGCGAATGGTCATGATGTTGTGGCCTGGGACACGAGCGAGAATCGCCACATTATAGAGATGTGCAGTTTCCAATCCCCTGCCAATCAGGTGGAGTATCAACCCTGGGGCGCTGCATTGGCGCAACTCATTGCTAAACTTGGGGATAAACTTGGATTTGTCTTTCCGGCACTTCATGGCGGAGCGGGTGAGGATGGCACGATCCAGGCTATTCTTGAGAGCTGCGGGGTTCCCTATGCGGGAAGCGGTCCCCTGTCGAGCGGACTGGCGATGAATAAGCGCTTGTCCAAGATACTCTTCGAAGCGCATGAATTGCCCACGCCGCCCTGGCGCAGCTGGAATCCCGATCCGTCGCCTGGTCCTGGCGAGGTCGCCTCTCTTGTCGATTCCCTAGGGGGATGGCCGATCGTCCTGAAGCCGGAGGATCAAGGCTCATCGGTTGGTGTCTCTATCGTTAAGGGACCGGAAGAAATGGACGATGCCATTCATAGTGTCCGCTCAGTCCTCACGGGATCCGATCGCATCCTGGCCGAGAAATTCATCGAGGGTCGGGAACTTACAGTGGGAATTCTCGGGAATCAATCCCTGCCACCGGTGGAAATTGAACCCACTGGCAGTTTTTATGATTACAAACGCAAATATAGCCCCGGAGCGAGCAAGTATATTGTGCCCGCGCCGTTGGAGGAAGAGGTGTCGCGCGGGTTGAAGCGCCTGGGATTATGGGCCTTTCAATCTTTGGGATGCCGCGGTTTCGGACGGGTGGATTTTCGTTTGGATCGGGAGAATCGCCCCAACATTCTCGAGGTCAACACGATACCGGGGATGACCGAATTAAGTCTGTTGCCGATGGCGGCAAAAGCCGGAGGAATCGATTTCAACGCCCTCATTGCCGAGATATGCCGGTTGGGGTGCGAGGTAAGACAGTCCTAG